The stretch of DNA ATAGACATTACTCTCTATCGAGATGATCTGACAAAAAAAACAGAGAATCAAGAACCGCTTGTAAAAGGATCAGATTTACCGACAGATGTTAATGATCAAAAGGTTATCCTAATTGATGATGTTTTATACACAGGAAGAACGGTTAGAGCTGCTTTAGATGCACTTATTGATATTGGCAGACCTTCGTCAATTCAGCTTGCAGTTTTAGTCGATCGCGGACATCGAGAACTGCCAATTCGTGCTGACTTTGTTGGGAAAAATATCCCGACATCAAGTTCAGAAAAAATTGTAGTGGAACTAAAAGAAGTAGACAATGTCGATCAAGTAAGTATTCATAATAACTAAATAGCCCTTTTTTAAAAGCAGTCCCGTGAGGCTGACAAAGGGGGAAGCATGCAAAAGCAATTATTCTTTTGCATGACTTTTATACCCTCTTTGTGCCAATTGGCAAAAAGAGGGTATTTTTTTGGAAAACTGAAAAACGCAGAAGAATATAGAGAAGCTGGTGCTTATGAAGAATTTTTTTAGAACCAGTACCTGCAAAATCTAATAGGGAGAAGATAAATAATGAGCAAACCCATTTTAGATATTAAAGACGTACCAACACCAATACAATGGATAACATTAAGCTTACAGCATTTATTTGCAATGTTTGGTGCAACTGTTTTAGTTCCTTTCTTAGTAGATTTGGATCCTGCGATTGCATTAATTTCGAGCGGCTTTGGAACACTTGCTTTTTTAATCATTACACAATGGAAAGTCCCAGCCTATTTAGGCTCATCATTCGCTTATATCACCCCACTAATAGCGGCTAATAATGCTGGTGGGATTGGAGCAATGATGATTGGAAGCTTTATGGTTGGACTCGTTTATGGAGTTATAGCTCTAATTATTAAAAATGGCGGATATCGTTGGCTCATGAACCTCCTGCCACCGATCGTTGTAGGACCTGTTATTATGGTTATTGGATTAGCATTATCAGGAACAGCAGTAGGTATGGCGATGAATGACCCCGTAACAGGGAAATACAGTATGGTGCACTTCTCGGTTGCACTCATAACATTAGCAGTAACGATCATTTTCTCAATTTACTTCAAGGGAATGCTCAGCATGATCCCGATACTTGCTGGAATAATTATTGGTTATATTTATGCCGTAATCGTAGGAGTTGTAGATTTTACTGGGGTAATAGATGCTGATTGGATAGCAGTTCCGAATTTTGTCTTCCCATTTGTCGATTATGATTTAAAAATTACATTGGATATTATCCTCTTGATGGTTCCAGTTGCAATCGTGACGATATCTGAGCATATCGGCCATCAGCTTGTACTTGGAAAAGTAGTAAATAAAGATTATATTAAGGATCCTGGACTACATCGTTCGATTCTAGGAGATGGGATGGCTACAATTATCTCTGCAATCATGGGTGGCCCTCCAAAGACTACTTATGGTGAAAACATTGGAGTACTCGCTATTACAAAGATTTATAGTGTTTATGTATTAGCTGGAGCAGCAATTATCGCGATTATCTTTGGTTTTATAGGAAAAATATCAGCATTAATTAGTTCAATCCCAACACCAGTAATGGGTGGTGTATCTATCCTTTTATTCGGGATTATCGCATCATCAGGTTTAAGAATGCTTGTAGATAGCAAAGTGGATTTTGGTGACAAGCGCAATCTAGTTATCGCATCTGTTATCCTTGTTATTGGAATTGGCGGTGCACATATTGATATAGGTATGGTACAGATCCAAGGAATGGCATTAGCAGCAATTGCAGGGGTATTATTAAACCTACTATTACCTGGAAGAGAAAAAGAACAGAAAAATATGTTCGAAATTGAATTAGAAAAAGAATTTGATAACGCCTTTTAAGTAAGTCCAGAGAGATTTAAAAGGGTGTTGAAAGCCAAAGCTTAGCATATAAGAGTTCTTATATTTATTTGCTGAGCCTTGCTATGAAGTTTTTCAACACCCTAACAAAAGTTAGGGTGTTTTTCTATATTAAGGGGAGGGATTTAATTGAAACATTTACTTACCACAACTGACTTAAAAATTGAGGAAGTGAAAGAGATTCTAGTAGATGCACAGTATTTTTTAGATGGTGGTACATGGACACCGAAAGAAAATATATTTGTGGCCAATCTCTTCTTTGAAAACAGCACAAGAACGAAATGCAGTTTTGAAGTAGCAGAAAGAAGACTAGGTCTTGATATCATTCCTTTTGAGGTTAGTACATCGAGTGTTTCTAAAGGTGAATCCCTTTATGATACGGTTAAAACGCTTGAAGCGATTGGCGCAAATGCAGTTGTCATTCGCCATAGCAAAGATCGGTATTTTGACGAACTAAAAGGAATATCAAACGTTTCCATTATTAATGCAGGTGATGGCTGTGGGCATCATCCAACACAGTCATTACTTGATTTATTAACAATCAAGCAGGAGTTTGGCAGCTTTGAAGGTCTTAAGGTCGCGATAATTGGTGATATAAGACATAGCCGTGTAGCGAGATCCAATGCTGATGTTCTAGTGAGACTTGGTGCAAAGGTTGTTTTTTCCGGACCTGAGGAGTGGTTTGATAATGAACTTCTTGAAAATGGCGATTATGAGAACATCGATACAGCAATACAAACATCTGATGTGGTCATGCTCTTGAGGATACAGCATGAGCGCCATGAAGTTAAAGGTAAAAGGACAGTTGAAGAATATCACAAAGCATACGGATTGACAGAAGAAAGAGAACGACAAATGAAGCCTGGCAGCATCATCATGCATCCAGCGCCTGTCAACCGTAATGTGGAAATTGCAGATAGTTTAGTAGAATGCGAACGTTCGAGAATATTTAAGCAAATGCAAAATGGTGTGTATGTCCGAATGGCAGTATTAAAAAAAGCAATTGAACAATCTGAAGGGAGCGATAACAATGTCAACACTAATAAAAAATGGCCAGTTGCTAACTAATGAGGGTGAGTTAAAAAGAACCAATATTTTAATCGACTCAGGAAAAATTGTGGAAATTGGCGAGGGAATGGTTAGAGAAGCGGATGAAACAATTGATGCAACCAATTTGTTGATTGCTCCTGGATTTATTGATCTTCATGTTCATTTACGTGAGCCAGGCGGTGAAAAGAAGGAAACGATTGAATCAGGTACAAGAGCTGCAGCAAAAGGTGGATTTACAACTGTTGCAGCTATGCCGAACACAAGACCAGTTCCTGACTCAAAGGAGCAATTAGAGAAACTTAATAAACGAATTGAAGAAACCGCATCTGTCCGTGTACTTCCATATGCATCCATAACGATTCGTGAATTAGGTGAAGAACTGACTGATTTTCAAACTTTGAAGGAAGCAGGAGCATTTGCCTTCACAGATGATGGAGTTGGAGTTCAATCCGCTGCGATGATGCTAGCTGCTATGAAGAAAGCTGCGGAAATCAATATGCCAATTGTTGCGCATTGCGAAGAAAATACTCTTATCAACAAAGGATCAGTACATGAGGGAGAATTTTCAAAAAAGCATGGATTAAATGGAATTCCATCAGTTTGTGAATCAGTTCATATTGCAAGAGATGTTCTGCTCGCAGAAGCTGCAGATTGCAACTATCATGTTTGTCATATAAGCACGAAGGAATCTGTAAGAGTTGTTCGTGATGCGAAGAAAGCAGGAATTAAGGTTACTGCAGAAGTAACACCTCATCACCTCCTGCTTTGTGACGAGGATATTCCGAGTCTTGATGCAAATTATAAAATGAATCCTCCACTTAGAGGAGCAGCAGATCAAGAAGCACTCATTGAAGGCATACTAGATGGGACAATCGACTTTATCGCTACTGATCATGCACCACATACAACAGAGGAGAAATTAGAAGGCATGCAGCTTGCTCCATTCGGAATCGTAGGATTGGAAACAGCCTTCCCACTTCTCTATACTCACTTTGTTGAAAAAGGAATATTTACCTTAAAACAATTAATTGACTTTTTAACAGTAAAACCTGCTAAAGCATTTGGCCTTTCTTCAGGAAGAATTGAAGTAGGAGCATATGCGGATATCGTTTTACTTGACTTAAACCATTCTGAAAAGATTAATCCGGAACAATTTGCTTCAAAAGGGCGAAACACACCTTTTGCTGGCTGGGAATGCAAAGGCTGGCCAGTATTAACAATCGTAAATGGAAAAATCGTATGGAATAAGGAGAGTGTTACAGCATGAAAAAACAGCTTATTTTAGAAGACGGCACTGTGTTTATTGGAGAAGGATTTGGAAGTGATACACACACGATTGGTGAGATTGTCTTTAATACAGGTATGACTGGATACCAGGAGGTACTATCAGATCCTTCGTATTGCGGACAAGTCGTCACGCTAACTTATCCACTCGTTGGAAATTACGGAATAAATCGAGACGATTTTGAATCGATTACACCTGCTATACAAGGCTTTATCGTAAAGGAAGCTGCCAGCTTTCCATCCAATTGGAGAAATGAAAAGACACTTGATGAATACTTCAAAATCAAAAATATTCCTGGAATTGCAGGGATTGACACGAGAAAGCTTACTAGAATCATACGACAATACGGAACATTAAAAGGTGCGATTTGTAGTATAGACGATAATGTAGAGTCGGTTTTGGAGAAATTGCGGGCTACAAAGCTTCGCCAGGATCAAGTAAAGCAAGTTTCTACAAAAACGGCTTATCCTAGTCCGGGGCGTGGAAAAAGAGTGGTCTTAGTAGACTTTGGAATGAAGCATGGCATTTTAAGAGAGTTAAATAAAAGGGATTGTGATGTAATTGTTGTACCTTATAATACATCAGCAATTGAAATATTAAACTTAAGCCCAGATGGGGTCATGTTATCAAATGGACCTGGGGACCCGAAAGATGTACCAGAAGCAATTGACATGATTAAAGAGCTATTAGGTAAGATTCCGCTCTTTGGAATATGTCTAGGCCACCAGCTATTCGCTCTAGCATGCGGTGCTAATACAGAAAAAATGAAATTTGGTCACAGGGGCTCTAATCACCCTGTAAAAGACTTAAAAACGGGGAAAGTTGCACTGACTTCACAAAATCATGGATATACGGTAGAGGATAGCTCTATTGATAATACTAGACTAGAAGTAACTCATATAGCATTAAATGACGGTACAGTCGAAGGATTAAAGCATAAAGATTTTCCTGCATTTACTGTCCAATATCATCCAGAAGCTTCCCCTGGACCAGAAGATGCGAATGGTCTATTCGAACAATTCTTGCAAATGATTGAATCTGAAGAACAGGAAGGTGCTTGCTAATGCCAAAACGCACAGATATAAAAAGTATTTTAGTCATCGGATCAGGTCCAATCGTTATTGGTCAGGCAGCAGAGTTTGATTATGCAGGTACTCAAGCATGTATTGCCTTAAAGGAAGAAGGTTATCGCGTCATTTTGATCAACTCAAACCCTGCAACGATTATGACGGATACAGAGATTGCTGATGCGGTGTATATCGAACCGCTAACCTTGGAATTTGTAAGCCGGATTATTAGAAAAGAGCGTCCAGATGCCCTTGTACCGACCCTTGGAGGTCAGACCGGATTAAACCTTGCTGTCGAGTTAGCTAAATCAGGCGTCCTTGAAGAATGCGGGGTAGAAATTTTAGGTACAAAGCTTTCAGCAATTGAGAAAGCAGAGGACCGCGATCTATTCAGAAGCTTAATGAATGAATTAGGTGAGCCTGTTCCAGAAAGTGACATTATTCATTCATTAGAGGAAGCATATGATTTCGTAAATAAAATTGGCTATCCCGTTATTGTTCGCCCAGCATTCACACTTGGTGGAACGGGCGGAGGAATATGTAATGATGAGGAAGAGCTAATCGAAATTGTAACAAGTGGATTAAAACACAGTCCTGTTACACAATGTTTATTAGAAAAAAGCATTGCCGGATATAAAGAAATTGAATACGAAGTGATGAGAGATTCGAACGATAACGCCATCGTTGTATGTAACATGGAAAATATTGATCCAGTCGGTATCCATACTGGCGACTCAATTGTCGTTGCACCGAGTCAAACACTTAGTGACCGTGAGTACCAGCTTTTAAGAAATACATCTTTAAAAATCATTCGTGCGTTGGAAATCGAAGGCGGATGTAATGTTCAGCTAGCTCTCGACCCATACAGCTTTAACTACTATATTATTGAAGTAAATCCAAGGGTAAGTCGTTCATCAGCATTAGCTTCGAAAGCGACAGGGTATCCTATTGCAAAATTAGCAGCAAAAATTGCTGTGGGATTAACTTTAGATGAAATGATGAACCCCGTTACCGGGAAAACATATGCATGTTTCGAGCCTGCATTAGATTATATCGTGACAAAAATCCCACGTTGGCCCTTTGATAAATTTGAATCAGCAAACCGTTCCTTAGGCACGCAAATGAAAGCGACTGGTGAAGTCATGGCTATCGGCCGGACACTTGAAGAATCTTTATTAAAAGCAGTCCGTTCTCTTGAAGCAAATGTATTTCATCTTGGTGTAAATAGTGCTAATGAAGCTGACGATGATTTGCTAGAGAAGAGAATCCGAAAAGCTGGAGATGAACGCTTATTCTTTATCGGTGAAGCTCTTAGAAGAGGGGTAAGTATTGAAACCCTTCATGAGTGGAGTCAAATCGACTTATTTTTCCTTCATAAGATGGAAAAGATCGTAGCATTTGAAAAAGAACTATCAAAGTATCCTTACAACATAGAAATTGCTAAGAAAGCTAAGGAAATGGGCTTTGCGGATATTGTGATCGCTCAGTTTTGGGGAGTTTCGGAAAAAGAAGTATACAACTGGAGAACTGAGAATGGAATAATTCCAGTTTATAAAATGGTTGATACATGTGCAGCCGAATTTGAATCAGAAACACCTTATTACTATGGCACGTATGAAGAGGAAAATGAATCGGTTGTGACAGATCGTAAAAGTGTTGTTGTACTTGGTTCAGGCCCAATTCGAATTGGCCAAGGTGTAGAATTTGACTATGCGACAGTACACTCGGTATGGGCAATTAAGGAAGCTGGCTATGAAGCGATTATCATTAATAATAACCCTGAGACTGTTTCTACAGATTTTAGCATCTCTGACAAGCTATACTTTGAGCCGCTGACAATTGAGGACGTCATGCATATTATTGATCTCGAAAAACCAGAAGGTGTAGTTGTCCAATTTGGAGGACAAACTGCGATTAATCTTGCAGCAAGTCTAGTTGAAAGAGGAGTAAAAATACTTGGTACTTCACTTGAAAACCTTGATCGTGCAGAGAATAGAGACAAATTTGAACATGCATTGGCAAAATTAAATATTCCTCAGCCAAAAGGAAAGACGGCACTATCTGTAGAAGAGGCAGTTGCCATTGCTAGCGAAATTGGCTATCCAGTACTTGTTCGCCCATCATATGTTCTTGGCGGCCGTGCAATGGAAATTGTTTATAAAGAGGAAGAACTATTGCATTATATGAAAAATGCCGTAAAAATTAACCCTGAGCATCCAGTATTGATTGATCGCTATTTGACAGGAAAAGAAATTGAAGTAGATGCGATCTCTGATGGCGAAGGAATATTAATTCCTGGAATAATGGAGCATATTGAACGTGCAGGCGTCCATTCTGGTGACTCAATTGCCGTATATCCTCCTCAAAGCATTTCAGACGAAGTAAAATCAAAAATAATAGAATATACTGAGAAGCTTGCAAAGGGATTAGGAATCATCGGATTATTAAATATCCAATATGTAGTCGCTAATGAAGAGGTATTTGTGATAGAGGTTAACCCAAGATCCAGCCGTACAGTACCATTCTTAAGTAAAATTACGAATGTGCCAATGGCTAAAATTGCAACAAAGGTTATACTTGGACAAACACTCGCACAGCAAGGCTACAAAACTGGCCTTGTAGCTGAAAAATGTGGGGTTTATGTTAAAGTTCCAGTTTTCTCTTTTGCCAAATTAAGAAGAGTGGATATTACCTTAGGACCTGAAATGAAATCCACTGGAGAAGTAATGGGGAAAGATAGCACATTAGAAAAAGCATTATACAAAGGTTTGGTCGCTTCTGGTATGAAAATTCATAAATTTGGTTCAGTCCTTATGACTGTATCTGATAAGGATAAAGAAGAGGCTTTATCACTTGCGAAACGCTTCGTATCAATTGGCTATCGGTTAATGGCCACAAACGGAACTGCGAAATATCTACAATCAGCGGGAATACCTGTAAAAACTGTCGATAAAATTGGTTCTGAAGGTCCAAATCTCCTTGATGTAATCAAAAACGGAGAAGCACAAATTATCATTAACACTTTAACAAAAGGAAAACAGCCTGAAAGAGATGGATTCCGCATTCGTCGGGAAGCTGTAGAAAATGGTGTTCCATGCTTAACTTCTCTCGATACAGCTGATGCTATTCTACAGGTAATTGAGTCCATGAATTTCTCTGCAGATGCAATGGAGAAATCTGCGGATATCAAGGAGGAAGTCTTGGCATGATCAAAAAGGAATTATGTAAAGTCGTTTCACAAAAAGAAATAGCGGAACATATTTTCGAGCTCACCTTACAAGGTGAGCTTGTCTACGAAATGGATGAGCCGGGGCAATTTGTTCATTTAAAAGTATCTGATCATCTTGACCCACTATTAAGGAGACCAATAAGTATTTCTAACATAAATAAAAATCAACAACAATTTACAATGATTTACCGTGCCGAAGGAAAAGGAACTGTTTTGTTATCAAAGAAAAAATCCGGGGAATTTATTGATGTTTTAGGACCATTAGGCCATGGATTTCCAATTAACGAGGTACAGCCAGGTGAAACAGCTCTTTTAGTTGGCGGAGGTATCGGTGTTCCACCTTTATATGAATTATCTAAGCAGCTTGTAAATAAAGGTGTAAAGGTTATCCATGTACTTGGCTTTCAATCCTCTAATGTAGTTTTCTATCATGAAAAATTCACACAACTTGGTGAAACATATATTGCAACAGTTGATGGCAGTTATGGAGCAAATGGATTTGTTACAGATGTAATTGAAAGTGAAAAAATTGATTTTAACATTCTCTATTCCTGTGGTCCAACACCAATGCTTAAAGCACTTGAACAAGCTTATAAACAAAAGAAGGTGTATCTCTCTTTGGAAGAACGTATGGGCTGCGGCATTGGTGCTTGCTTCGCATGTGTTTGCCATACTGGGGATGATCCAACTGGTTATACGTATAAAAAGGTATGCAGTGACGGTCCTGTTTTTAAAGCGGGGGAGGTTGTCCTATGAAATCATTACAAGTTAGCTTACCAGGATTGGAATTAAAAAATCCGATTATGCCAGCATCAGGATGTTTCGGGTTTGGCCGTGAATTTAGCGAGCTCTTTGATCTTAGCTTGTTAGGTGCCATTATGATTAAAGCAACGACTTTTGAACCTCGATTTGGAAATCAAACGCCACGAGTAGCAGAAACATCTGCAGGAATGCTGAATGCAATTGGGCTTCAAAATCCTGGGTTAGAAAAAGTAATAAACGAAGAGCTTCGTTGGCTGGAACAATTTGATGTGCCAATTATTGCAAATGTTGCAGGATCGCTGGAAGAAGACTATATTGCAGTAGCAAAAGAAATTTCTAAAGCCCCTAATGTACATGCACTTGAATTAAATATTTCCTGTCCAAATGTAAAAACAGGGGGAATTGCTTTCGGTACAATTCCTGAAGTAGCAAAAAACTTAACGAAAAAAGTAAAGGAAGTATCTGAAGTTCCTGTTTATGTAAAGCTTTCACCTAATGTTACGAATATAGTTGAAATGGCAAAAGCAGTTGAAGACGGCGGTGCTGATGGTTTAACAATGATCAATACACTTATTGGCATGAGAATCGATATCAAAACTGGCAACCCTATTTTGGCTAACAAGACGGGCGGACTTTCAGGACCAGCCATTAAACCTGTTGCGATTCGAATGATTCATGAAGTAAGTCAGCACGTTCATTTGCCGATTATTGGTATGGGTGGTGTTCAAACTGCAGAGGATGTCATTGAATATTATTATGCTGGCGCCAGTGCGGTCGCTGTAGGGACTGCTAACTTTGTAGATCCGTTTGTATGCCCAACGATCATTGAAGAATTACCAGAGCTAATAAGAAGCCTTGGCTTTGAGCATATATCTGAATGTACGGGAAGGAGCTGGAAATAACGTTGAAAAATTCACTCATAATCGCGCTTGATTTTGCAAATAAGAATGAAGTCTCGAATTTCCTAAAAGCTTTTGAAAACGAAAAGCTTTTTCTAAAAGTAGGTATGGAGCTTTTTTACCAGGAAGGACCTAGTATTATCCATGATTTAAAAGAACAAGGACATAAGATTTTTCTTGATCTAAAGCTTCATGATATTCCAAACACTGTAAAAAGTGCAATGAAAGGCCTTGCCCGGCTTAATTGTGACCTTGTAAATGTTCATGCTGCTGGCGGATTTGAAATGATGGAATCAGCATTAGAAGGGTTAGAAGCGGGTACCCTAGCTGGCAATAAGAGACCAGCTTGTATAGCTGTTACACAATTAACAAGTACTTCAGAAGAGCAAATGAAAAATGAACAGCTCATTCAAGTTCCATTAGAAGAATCAGTTCTTCACTATGCAGCATTGGCTAGTAAAGCAAAATTGGACGGTGTTGTATGTTCTACCTTTGAAGCTAGATCTATTCATCAATCACTTGGTTCTTCCTTTCTTACCGTAGCTCCTGGAATCCGTTTGGAAACGGATAATGCTCAGGATCAAAAGCGTGTAGCAACTCCTGAATATGCCAAATCTGAAGGTGTTTCAGCCATTGTTGTGGGACGTTCAATCACACAATCTGATCAACCGCTTGAAAAATATTTATTGTTTAAACATTGTTGGGAGGGTGTTCTTTCATGAATCGCAAAATAGTAGAAAGTTTATTAGATATTAAAGCAGTCGCATTAAAGCCAAACGATCCTTTTACTTGGTCATCAGGTCTGCTTGCTCCAATTTATTGTGATAATCGACTTACATTATCATACCCTTCCGTTCGTAAAGAAATCGCAAACGGGCTAAAAGAAACGATTTTAGCGAAATTCCCCGGTGCAGAACTTATTGCTGGTACAGCTACAGCAGGTATCCCTCATGCTGCATGGGTAAGTGACTTAATTGATCTTCCAATGTGCTATGTTCGTTCAAAGCCGAAAGGCCATGGCCAAGGAAATCAAATTGAAGGTAAAGCAGAGCAAGGACAAAAGGTTGTTGTCGTAGAGGATTTAATTTCAACAGGCGGGAGCGTTATTACTGCAGTTGAAGCCTTAAGGCAAGTGGGATGTGAGGTATTAGGAGTTGTAGCTATTTTTTCCTATCAGCTTGAAAAAGGGAAGGAATTACTGGAGAACGCTAATATTACAGCCTATACATTGACTGATTTTGAAACTTTATCAGAAATAGCAAAAGAAAAAGGATATATTCAAGAAGAAGACATGAAAAAGCTTGCTGAATGGAGAAAAGATCCGATAGAGTGGGGAAAAGTCGCTGATAAATTGTAATTATGAACGATATTAGTGGAAAAATGCACAAATATTATCATTAGCAGAATTACACTAATTGGAAAATAAACGTGTAAAAAGAAAGGCAAGCTGATCGCTTGCCTTTTCTTTATGAATTTTTCAATGCTAGAACGATTTCTTCATCAGGTGTCACATAAACTGTTTGCTGATTATCATAAATAACGTAGCCTGGCTTTGCACCGCTAGGTTTCTTCACATGCCTGATTTGCGTAAAGTCGACAGGTACAGAGCTTGAATTACGAGCTTTGCTGAAATAAGCAGCAAGAGACGCAGCTTCTAAAATCGTTTCTTCAGATGGATTCTTGCTGCGAATGACGACATGGGATCCTGGAATATCCTTTGTATGTAGCCATATTTCATCTTTGCCAGCAAGCTTATTCGTTAAGTAATCATTTTGTTTATTATTTTTACCGACAAAAATTTCGACCCCTTCTGAAGAAGTAAAATGATCAAGAGAAGGCTTCGTGTTTTGAGTCTTTTTATTTTTGCGCTTTTGTTTTTCTCTAAGATATCCACCTTCGATTAGTTCCTCGCGAATTTCTTCAATATCTTTTGGTGAAGCCGTTTCAACCTGTTGAAGCAAGGTTTCGAAATAGGAAAGTTCTTCCTTAGCTAATTCTATTTGTTCTTTCACAATATTAATTGCGTTTTTAGCTTTTTGATATTTTATGAAATATTTTTGAGCATTCTCAGATGGTGTTTTTTGTGGCTCCAATGAGATGGTAATTGTCGCCCCATTTTCATCATAATAATTGATAACTTC from Cytobacillus dafuensis encodes:
- the pyrF gene encoding orotidine-5'-phosphate decarboxylase, which produces MKNSLIIALDFANKNEVSNFLKAFENEKLFLKVGMELFYQEGPSIIHDLKEQGHKIFLDLKLHDIPNTVKSAMKGLARLNCDLVNVHAAGGFEMMESALEGLEAGTLAGNKRPACIAVTQLTSTSEEQMKNEQLIQVPLEESVLHYAALASKAKLDGVVCSTFEARSIHQSLGSSFLTVAPGIRLETDNAQDQKRVATPEYAKSEGVSAIVVGRSITQSDQPLEKYLLFKHCWEGVLS
- the pyrE gene encoding orotate phosphoribosyltransferase — protein: MNRKIVESLLDIKAVALKPNDPFTWSSGLLAPIYCDNRLTLSYPSVRKEIANGLKETILAKFPGAELIAGTATAGIPHAAWVSDLIDLPMCYVRSKPKGHGQGNQIEGKAEQGQKVVVVEDLISTGGSVITAVEALRQVGCEVLGVVAIFSYQLEKGKELLENANITAYTLTDFETLSEIAKEKGYIQEEDMKKLAEWRKDPIEWGKVADKL
- a CDS encoding dihydroorotate dehydrogenase, producing MKSLQVSLPGLELKNPIMPASGCFGFGREFSELFDLSLLGAIMIKATTFEPRFGNQTPRVAETSAGMLNAIGLQNPGLEKVINEELRWLEQFDVPIIANVAGSLEEDYIAVAKEISKAPNVHALELNISCPNVKTGGIAFGTIPEVAKNLTKKVKEVSEVPVYVKLSPNVTNIVEMAKAVEDGGADGLTMINTLIGMRIDIKTGNPILANKTGGLSGPAIKPVAIRMIHEVSQHVHLPIIGMGGVQTAEDVIEYYYAGASAVAVGTANFVDPFVCPTIIEELPELIRSLGFEHISECTGRSWK